The genomic DNA AGGAAAACCTCAAGAATTTAAAGTTTATTGACCTACTTGACCTTAGATTGTAAATTATCAAGAGTTTCACAATAATAACAATCTTTTAAATGTAGGATTGCAGAGATGCTTTATGTGCAGATCCAGGGGCGAGCTGGGAAGCTGCAAAGACCCTCTTACTGTAAACGTCACTGTGGTTGAAAATAAGGGCGAAGAGGGGGTGGAAACTGTCCCGTGTGCCTCAGGATGGTGTGCGAAAATCGTCGAAAGTGAAAATGGACCAAAAGAAGGTAAGCTCCAGAGTTTTCACATAGGAGTTTTAAAATAAGAGCGCCATTAGTGACCCTAGCAGCTATTTGCCTTACTCTTGCTATAAGACAGATCTCTTTTAAACATGATTCTTATTTAGGAAATATCCTTGTCTCACATAGAAGCGGCAACACTCCGTTACGTGATGTATCATGCAAAAGCTTTAAAGCGACGTTGCCATATTGTAAAACTTATCCAATAATAAAGGACTATTTTGCTTTTTAGAATATGGTGTAGCTACCCAGAGAACATGTCTTCAGCGGGGTCCTTCTGACAGCGAGGACCGCTGCGCCTACACAAAATGGAACAACAAGATGGTGTACATGTGCTTCTGCAGAGGCGATTTGTGTAACGGATCGAATGGTCTTAATAAGGCGAATATTTTCGTTTTGAGTGTGTTACTGATGGTAAAGATGTTTGTAATTTAGATTtagaaaactattaataaaaatattgcttaattTTGTATTGTAGCTTTATTTAAATAGCTGGTGCGCAGATCGCCATTTTGGTACAACTTACTGAAAAAAAACTCGATGTCAATCTGTCAGtcagccaaaaaaaaaatatgtttgtgcGTTGAAACTGTCAATGTCAATGCGGTCACACAGTTATCATTGACATTGGGTATGTACCGTTATCAACTGTCAGTACTGAATTTACTGGACGTCGTTCcgatatttatttcagtttactGATTCAGTACTGAATGACGTCATAGATGCGTCAGTGACGTCATTAATCTTTACTGGATTGACTGGGGATAAAAGCTACTGTAGGTACAGTAAAATAGTGGGggaatgtcaaaactgtcagaAGTGTTGTTGATTTCTTGAATCTTCTTGTTTACGTTGTGGTAATTATTTTCCAAGTTCAAAACATAATTAGTTCAAAATAAAAGCTATGGCTATGAACCCCAATAATGTAGCAGCCATGATAGTGGCAAACACCGTTTccgttttattattaactgatgATGAGGAAGATGAACTGGACCAAGAAGACTTTTATATTACCCAATTACAGGCTTAAGGACAGGCCCGTATTCGCGTtccaaattatttggaaaacgtGATAAACCTATATTCCGAAGAGGAATTTAGGATGCATTTCAGATACCTAGGTACAAATTCAAAAGATAATATAGTATACATTACTAGTGaagaaagtgatatttttcactCAAGTCCTAAGTCCTAGGACCACAAATTTGCGCTCTTTagcactttaaattttttagaaaactcgtaATTGTGCACATACTGCACTGCAGAAAGAAAAAGGCACAAAAGTACATGTGTATTTTACTTTCTCACAGGAAATCTGTTTGTTCGAAAGTTTTATAGGTTAggttttataggttatgttatggttgtgaaaacagtgctgaaaactgttccttttttggagcaaaacagcacgctgtataaaatcggaacgacaaattacagtaaaatcagCACAGTACAATCCTGTACTGACAGTTAAAAACGGTACATACCCATTGACAGAACCTATATGAAATGATGGTTGCATACAAACAACGAAGCATTCTAATGACGGTTGTGACATTTGACATTTGAAAGCAGTGGCTAAGGCATACCAATATGGTTAGtggtaaaaaaaacacaatgtGTAATATATTAGACGGCTTTAATATACATTTACCAAACATTTTCATGTTTATATCTATACCAAGGGGTGCCAGGTCTTAGTGAACCCAAATTGTGCGGTGTCAGGCCATTTTTCACTCGCTCCTCTTGGTTGTACAAAAGAGACTTTTCGTGAGGTATTTGGTTGAAAAACAGCGGTTTTGAATAGAGGTATTTTGCAAGCAGCTTAGCTTCAGGGCCTAGACGTAAAAACGGGTCTGGATAAGCTAAAACAATAAGAAGTGTGATAAAAATCAAAGCTTTATAGTCGTCCAGACAAGTTTTGTTCTTCATACGTATGTTGTGCGAGGACTTTTCTGAGTGATGGTAAAAAATCCTTACCTAATCCGTTACTAAAATCTGGTGTTATGTGTACATCAGCTGATGGCACATGAAGAGGCAATACGCCTGTAAAtgatcaataaataataattttggaaattttatttaactgatTATAATTAACCTCTCAAAGGTTTCCATGATAGGTCAGGTTCTTTATGTATAAAACGATCAGTCCTACTTGAAAATGACGTAGGAAATTGCACGCTATGGAGCTGTGCAGATGGTAGTGGACTGCAGAGGCACACCCATGGATACAATAACACCAGCAAGAGATGATTACCCACctaaaaaattggatttttaataaaacttatgaTGAGAttcaacttttaaatattagtcTAGCACGCCATGCATAGAATATATGTGTCAAATTTTTAGTCACAGAGGcttggaaaataaaaagttctaTATGTATTTCCTTCCGTGACTGAAAATTGACTGTCGCAGCCTATAGTTCGGACATGTCCTTCGTCTTGCACGATGTTATTGACATAAGTCCATCTTTTTCTAACATGACAATTACTCAACTAACTGTGTttcaatatcaatatttagTCAAGGTAATAACTAGGGTAGAGGATACAGTTATTGACATTCTTATAGTTATTGGCACCCTCTTCATTTTGAGTAAATTAACTAAGCCATCTATTAggcttaaataatattaaatatatgacTGCTTTCATTACAGTTTTCCTTTTTAGCGACCGAGTATTTAAAATGCTAACATTAACGGTTTTTTCTCAGTCTTCAAATGTCTAGCATGGAGTCAGTTAGTGTCgttattttattggaattttctGTATACAGGTAAGAACTCCTGCTTATATAACtatgttttatttgatttttggccTAATTAAAGGTGAGATTTTAAGGTTGTGGTtaacaaacattattatttataatataaaacaaccattttttagtaataagccttaattcataaaaaaaaataggtgcCAACTACTGtcttcaaaattttctaatCCCACAAATATTGTCACAGGTGCCAACATCTCTATTGGTTGTACCGGAAGATTTGTCACAGTAATtggcactatttttaaaattgtgaatatttttcagCTTTGTCAAAGTTTTAGCTATAAGTGAAATGTAGGTATACAAaaacgtataaaaaaattaaaaagtacttaaataaataaataggtaaatgagctaaagaaaaactaattGGATTAACTTCTTTCTCCTGCATTTAtaaatttactttgtttttatGGCTACGTCTTTattctttgactttttttttttttaattgagccTTTTTTAACCCCTTAACAgaagttttagttaaaatatacaataaaaaaaaaggtttgagtgagtaaactatttatttcttattgcatattataattaaatcttTCTCGTAGGGCTTGAAAAAGGTcgttcaattaaaaaattgaaatgtaaCGCAATAAAAACAAAGTAGGGTTTTATTTATGACCCCTAATACCCAATCTATGaactagttttaaatatttattaccagAAAGTTAAAAgggtttttctaaatttaaaataaaaagttgtatGTATTACATGATTATACTCGCACATATATCCTAAGTATTGTAATCCTTTAATAATTGGAAATcaaatatctaataattttgatataatgcgtttttttttcagctatGCCAAAAACCCTCAGTGAAAAATACTCTGAAGCAGATCTGCAAAATGCCATTCAGGATGTCCAAAAAATCCGCCGCTCAAAAACATAAGATTCCAAGAACGACTCTACAATTTTGGctctcaaataaatttattaaaacttctcCCGGACCAACTCCAATTCTTTCGCTTAAAGAGGAAAATGATTTGATACTTCGGATTCAAGAATGTCACCGCAAGGGGTTTCCTGTGCAAAAAGAGGCAATTCAAAGTTCCGTCAAGCAGTTTTTGGATGATAATCCTCGAGAAAATCCATTTAAGGATAATTTTCCGGGAGATGGGTGGTATAAGGCATTTTTAAGGCGCCATGTAGACGTAACTGTAAGAAAACCTGAAGCTGTAACGGCAGCTTCTTCCCGCGTTAgtgaagaaaatattaaaaaatggtttggGGATATTTCAGactacttaaaagaaaaaaactttgaacATGTATTGCATTATATCCTGACAGAATTTTCAATGGAGATGAGACAAAATTTCTTCTTTGCCCCCGAAATAAAAGGGTCTTAGCTCCCAAAGGAGCAAAGAACGTTTATGAAATTGACTGTGGAAAAGCAAAAAGTTcaattactattatgttttcaTTTAGCGCTTCTGGTATAGTTCCACCCCTAATTATTTACCCTTATTGCTTCCAAGGATATTGGAGATTCTGTTCCTAAAGACTTTGCGTTTACAGCCACTGATAGTGGTTGGATgaagaaacatatttttatagaatatatttCCTTTTATAACCATTTACGAGATCTATAAGTGGAgtttccaataattttgtttgtggATGGCCATGCGACACATCTGGATAGGGAACTTAGTGATATTTGTACCaagttacaaataatattaGTGGCGCTTTACCCCAACGCAACGAGGATTCTTCAGCTGGCAGATGTTTCTACTTTTAAGCCTTTAAAAGGCGGCTGGAAGAAAGGGGTTATGCAATGGAGGATAAATAATCCAACCGAAGAGCTAACTAAAAAGCATTTTGCCAAAATCCTTAAAATGGTGATTGATAGCTCAGttcaaaaagatattattgCTAATGGATTTAGAGCGTGTGGACTCTATCCTTGGAATCCTAATGCTATAGATTTTACTAAATGTTTAGGGGGTCAAAAAGAGAATAGGGAAACTATAGACAAATCTGCTTCTAAAAACATCGACGCATTAACTTTAGATTTTACAACCTTTAAAGAAATAGTTTGAAGCTTTTGATTGTTCCAAAGAAGGAAAAGATctcaacattatttataaactttcgatggagtttattaaaaagaaaaccagCACAAACCAAATCCACAACACTTCATCTATCGTGGAAGCAAATGAAATGTCGGAGCCCTGCGTTAGCAATGATTTAGAAACAGAATTAAGTCAAGAACAATGTCACcaaacaaagaaatattttaaagatgtaaaagaaactaataaaaatctCAGTGACTTTTTCCAAATAGAATGTTCTAGAAATAACTTTCTTGGACTTGGAGAAAATCAaacatttcaacaaaaaaaatatatttgaagacTGTTTTGACTTTCAAGAGAACATAAAAGAAGATAGTCAAACATTGGAAACATACGTGGTATCAGAAAGTGGAACCCTTGATCTTGCCAGTGTGGAAATTCAGAATTGTTCGAGCCCATCAActgattctttaaaattaatctcGCAAACGGTTACACAAAAAGACATCGTAGACGCacctataatatttattaaggaaaCAGAAAGTAATCCTATGTCCCAATATTTAACACATCCCGCCACCCCAAAATGGAAAGGAAAAATACTTCCCGAAAAagcttcatttattttatcgTCATCTTCATGGAAACAATTTAATGACAAAAAGGAATCAGAAAAAAAGCAGAAGGAAactgataaagaaaatagaaaacgAGAAAGGGAAtcaaagaaaattcaaaaagaaaaggaTCTAGAAGaaaagaacaaaagaaaaattgagaaaaaagaGCCTGGAGTGtcaaagaaaaggaaaataaatgttttatccGAAATAATTCTAAAGCCGCATAGGAATTTACAAGAAGAAGATTTGCCTGATTTGAAATCATCAACCCGACCAAGAGTATTAAATGttacttgaaatttatttaaagatactgACGACATAAGCCCTAATAGCAgttcaacttttaaaaattgtttaatgttAGGTTCTAGCATATCGTTTAAAAATCCCAGTTTATGTAGTAGCATGTGTTATTCTTGCAccctaaattttttaagttgtaaCCTAGGAGTTAGGTGTGAAAAATGCATGAGAGCATATCATTTTCcgtgtattaaaaaaacaatttgcatAAGTcaaattcaaacatttttacatgTATTACATGCCTGAAAAAACACCAATGACATGTTTTAGTTCCTATATTTACCTAAGTGTACCTGAAAAAGAGTTTTAGTTAATATCGTTGTACTGATTCCAAAGACAAgcatatgttttatttttgttatatttacatctttgttttgctttaatgttttgaataaatttctaaaaacaaaatagctGGTCTTTAAGTTACTATACAAATAGGTAGGTaggtattatttttagttttatataaatatagtaaTAGGTACCtaggtatttaataaatttttacactttaatttcaaaatgccAATAACTGTATTAAGGTCATGTCAATAACTAGGTAAAAGAtgccaattactatatttttggacttaaaatcatattttgtggtttttataatttaatacatgaaattattgtagttttatttaataagttttgtATAGCTTGTAATAGCATAACTCAccaagtactaaataaattatccaattaagcctaaaattgaaatttttataggCAATTTAGTTGAAATATTTGCTTCAGGGTGCCAATAACTGTATGCTTTACCCTATTATGAAGATTTTAAGActccgccattttgttttttcagtTTCGCTCTACCAATTATTTAAAGTGATAATCTCCTTCTTTATCGTGcttgatattattaatataattccttttttttctaaagcattgttttatgaaaaatacCAATATAATATAACGAACTTATGACGATTTCAAGGGCAATACTGTCAATTTCTAGTCAAGGAGCCTTGGAAGCTTCACCAATATATTTTTCCAAGCGTCCTTGACTAAAAATTGACAGTTTTAACCATGATATGCCTGGcacactaaatattttaattataatttcaaatgtaaaagaaaaatgcGCGGCTGCCTTAGATTGCGATCTACATATAAAAGTATGACGTCACTGACGATTCAAACAAACTTATATAAATTGGAGTCCTCTTACATACAATATTATGAGGTTAGAGGGAGTTGATctacttaaaacatttatcaacaCTCTTGTACAATATTCCCTCTACCTATCATTGACGCATTAACAACCCCTTGCAgattctcttttattttaattaaaatgagatCAAAATCGTGCACATTGTTCAGATTATTGAACAAGATACAGTATATAGCGATAAAAAGCTCCGAGCTTTATTTATTACGTCAACGCATACATAACATTCCTTTTTCTTGCTTATGTACTTTTCGCAATATTCAAGAGTCTCTTCAGGATGTTATTTCAAGTGTCTGATGCTATTTCGCAGTATTGTTGgtcataaaatatattgttgcaATGCATAACCTATATTTATGTAATGTTAAGAAGGTAATATAGTgtgaacataaaataaaatagtttattaagtACCCTCAAACCTGtacaaacttaaaaatgatctcAGTTGCAAAAAGTACATCTGACGATATAacattgaaaaattgaaaacacaGGTATAGTCTTCTTTGCCTTTTacattatgtatttattgcATTACACTGTCTTCCTGTTAACACATTGATCTGAACATTTAAATCTACTCTTATTGTAAACCGCGTTGTAAAAACTATTAGTTTTCTAGTTTGTCGTTAAAAAAGCGAGGTATTATACCCACTTACTATTAGAAATAAACATGGTTCTCTTGTAACTCATACCAGTGTGTCATGTCTTCCTTTAAACATGCAATCGGTACGAAATAAAGTTAATGAACTGTCTGTATTTTTACATTACCATATCGTACTTACTTGTATTGAAcaaggaaataaatatttattttttgtgtatttatagCCCTCCTCGCTGTAATgtcatagatttttttaacagattagaTACCCTCGTTTACCTATTAAAGCAAAGATTATGATAGCTGGGGatttcaatataaattattcATATGCAGCCCTttcatcatttaatttaaaaatgttagtaGAAAGTCCGACCCGTTAACATGTATGTCATGTTAACGGGTAACAagtactttaataaattatttccgTATAAACTTCACTAATTGTATCTCTAGTGATACTAGGGTTGCATCGTCGGCTCTATCAGACCATGAAGCCATATtatctataattaatttaaaaattataaattctgaaCGAGTAAGAAGAGGAAGGATATGCATATAATAAAGCACGTTTTCTTTAGATTAAGAAATGattgcattaaaattaattggatTGAAATTTATAGGTCATCCAATCCTCTCAATAGTCAGTTTTTTTAAGAAGCATTTTCTATtgaaaacctaataaaaaaaagcaagaaGACATGGGTGACAAAGGAAATCGACCTTTCGTCAAGGAATATCGggtttttccatatatttttaggaaatatagCTCATCAGAATAAGAGAGAACTGAAATAACTTAACTAAGCATTTAGGAGAATATATATATTCTGATATTTTATAACTCTTAAGAAATGTAACAAATTCATTTTATTGTTATCACACTGACGTAAacgaaattaaaacaaatattaatttcaacTAAAAACAAACACTCGGTAGGTATTGATGGCATATATCAGTCAAGTTATTCATGAATCTTCCAGATTTTGTAGGGTAGACCCactaacttaataaatatacctggactgccaattcaatgaaaagtaaatgaccactactacggggccgccattttgcgtgattgtgtcctttcgatgttggtcactctgacaaattttatgTTGTGCCAATtatagggaaacaaaacaattaaagtaataaaaataaaaatatagatgattttatgagagtttgtaattagcaagggtttatatagtaaaaatatattattctatcaacaactctatatattattctatcataaacaaaaCAACAAAGACATACAAttacaataattcggttttaaGAAACAGTGAactaaatacctttaaataaagatggtgatacattatacACGTACTAAATATActcaagcgtcgtttacaaatcgccaaaaactagtcaatccgctatactcacacgtcaaatgtcaacgTCGTCAAACTTCATTTCcgttatttcatatattttttgttggcaacactaaaaatgttcagagtgaccaacatcaaaaggacacaaccactataaaaatggcggccaccaggcagtggtcatttttgagTATCGTGGCCATGTGCATTAGCAGTCTAGGtgtatttattaagttcgtgcgtaaaccggggacaattgaaacagAGTACAATGGAAACAGCCGCCATATTGGTAGTATTCCGCGATTCAAACCGCGCGCCCTTATAGCAAACGCAGCGCTATTAGGAGCCCCGGGTCGCTATCAGTCGGACATTAATAATTGTCCGTTGCATTACAGGTGTATATTCTCGTTAACGTAATTTCCCGCTTGCGAAGTAAACTTTTGCACTAAACAACAAAAAGTGACACAACATATCGGAACGTAAGTATGGAGCCTCGAccatttttattagataaattgacatttctttttctttaaggAGGACCGGTCAAATTACTACTGTTGTCCTAGTGTTAAA from Anthonomus grandis grandis chromosome 7, icAntGran1.3, whole genome shotgun sequence includes the following:
- the LOC126738489 gene encoding uncharacterized protein LOC126738489: MDAKIYLACLLSLFLVNFAYGLQRCFMCRSRGELGSCKDPLTVNVTVVENKGEEGVETVPCASGWCAKIVESENGPKEEYGVATQRTCLQRGPSDSEDRCAYTKWNNKMVYMCFCRGDLCNGSNGLNKANIFVLSVLLMVKMFVI
- the LOC126738928 gene encoding uncharacterized protein LOC126738928, whose protein sequence is MVGNHLLLVLLYPWVCLCSPLPSAQLHSVQFPTSFSSRTDRFIHKEPDLSWKPLRGVLPLHVPSADVHITPDFSNGLAYPDPFLRLGPEAKLLAKYLYSKPLFFNQIPHEKSLLYNQEERVKNGLTPHNLGSLRPGTPWYRYKHENVW